tgcctctccctggtgCCCCCTCCCCCGTGTTCACCACCAATGACAGAAGCCTTTCCTGCCTCTTGTGTGCCCAGAGTGCCCAATACCCCATGCTCTCCCGCCACGCGGAGTCCTTCCTGCTGGAGCAGATCCAGTCCTGGAACCTGGACCCGGAACACCAGTACAGGGTCACCTGCTTTCTCTCCTGGAGCCCCTGTGCTGATTGTGCCCAGCGTATGGCTGAGTTTCTGGGGGACAATAGCCACGTGAGCCTGAACCTCTATGCCTCCCGCATCTACAGCCGtggagagtatgagcaggggctGCGCACCCTGAAGAGGGCTGGGGCCGGCATCGCCATCATGAACGCCGGGGGTCAGTGTGGGCCTCCTGCAGGGCACAGGGGTGGAGGGTGCAGGGTAGGGAGAGGCCTGGGGGGGTGCTATGGGGGAGGACAAGAGTAGTGTCCCTGGGGTGGCCCCTGTGGGCTGCCTGCGGAGGGGAGGCTAGGGTGCCTGGACAGCAGAGGACAGCAGGGTCgctgagaagagagaggtcagcgCAGGACAGGTGTGTGCAGAAGGCCCGGAGAATGGTGGGTGGGCATGCCAGGGAGACTGGGGTTTGCAGGAAGAAGGGAGGCCAGGCTGGCTGAGGTTCCAGCCTGAAGACAGAGTCCCGGGGTTGGGGGGTTCAGGGAGTCccccagaggggagagagcaggggtgcaGCTAGGAGGGACACAGCCTGTCACTGAGATTCAGACCTGAGTTGGCGCCCAGCCCTCCGCAGACCATGGCTCACATCCCTCTCCGAACCCCTGCAGAGTTTGAGCACTGCTGGGACACCTTCGTGCTCCACCAGGGAAGAAGCTTCCAGCCCTGGGAGGGTCTGGACAAGGAGAGTCAGAAATTCTCTGAGAGCCTGCATCGCATTCTCCAGGTGAGGTGCCTCCCCgctccctgccacctcccctgccctcctccctccgctCCACTgcctggcctctccctgcccctctcacaGCCCCCACTGGGTTACCTGCTCCCTCCTGGGGCCATgccacccctcctgccccctcggAGAGATTCCTCTGCTCCCTCACCCCCTGgggccccctcccttccccatctctggGGCTGCCAGACCCCTTCTCTGTTGCCCCCGCCCACCTGTCTCACTGCCCGCCTGTGCCATGCAAGTCCCCGGTCTCctccctcagcaggaagcctgaacgATGGACTTCAGTCTCGCCAAAGACCACGCAGGGGAGGCCTCTGTGACCAGCAGAATAAAACACTTCCTCCCAAGCCATGCAGACCTGCTCTCCACCGCCCTCCAGATCGATCCACGGAAACCAGCAAAAGGCCATGAGCCCAGAAGAAGTCGTCTTGAATGAAAAATCTGAGTAGATTTACTTGTCCTGGAAAATCTACCTTAGGTTCAAATATACGGGTTAAGATCATACTCATCGCTGTCAGAGGAGTTTTCCACATTTAGAGAAGTGATGAATTGATTTCAAATGCAGAGATCTGAACGCCAATGTCAAGGATCTTCTACCAAAGGTTTTCTCTGGAAATGTGTCCCGCGTCtggagagccacaggcagataCCTCTCCCTTCGTGGGGGGCCCTTCAGCGGGATCATACCAACTCCCTCTATTGGGAGAAGAATCTGCTAAGCCTGACTTGCTGGGGAGGAGG
This genomic interval from Mustela erminea isolate mMusErm1 chromosome 6, mMusErm1.Pri, whole genome shotgun sequence contains the following:
- the LOC116592762 gene encoding DNA dC->dU-editing enzyme APOBEC-3G-like isoform X2 codes for the protein MDAGAEAWDRLDEDTFIDNFHNAVWASRTYLCYEVEHPGQGSGIPPGQDKGVLRNKSAQYPMLSRHAESFLLEQIQSWNLDPEHQYRVTCFLSWSPCADCAQRMAEFLGDNSHVSLNLYASRIYSRGEYEQGLRTLKRAGAGIAIMNAGEFEHCWDTFVLHQGRSFQPWEGLDKESQKFSESLHRILQEA
- the LOC116592762 gene encoding DNA dC->dU-editing enzyme APOBEC-3G-like isoform X1, which codes for MDAGAEAWDRLDEDTFIDNFHNAVWASRTYLCYEVEHPGQGSGIPPGQDKGVLRNKSAQYPMLSRHAESFLLEQIQSWNLDPEHQYRVTCFLSWSPCADCAQRMAEFLGDNSHVSLNLYASRIYSRGEYEQGLRTLKRAGAGIAIMNAGEFEHCWDTFVLHQGRSFQPWEGLDKESQKFSESLHRILQQEA